Proteins encoded in a region of the Terriglobia bacterium genome:
- a CDS encoding CoB--CoM heterodisulfide reductase iron-sulfur subunit A family protein — MQGGNGHKEDQIRIGFYICHCGHNIASVVDVKAVAIFATSLPGVVVSRDYKYMCSDPGQALIQQDIRDHRLNRIVVASCSPLLHEHTFRTATAKGGLNPFFFQMVNIREDVSWVHEDRVAATQKSMDLVRAAVRRVALHKALEPKKVAIRPEVLVVGGGIAGIHAALTLADSGKRVYLIEREPTIGGHMAMFDKTFPTLDCAACILTPKMSAVKNHPNITLWTYSEVTRVSGFVGNYTVQVKRKPRYVREDLCVGCLECIEACVYKDGRFADEFNQGLSKRKPVYLPFPQATPQVVLIDPETCIQFKSGKCKKTCIESCDRNAIDLEQKEEIREIEVGTIVLATGFQPFDARRVPYYGYGTYPNVYTALEIERLVNAAGPTGGELILKDGRKPKSVGIIHCVGSRDAATNRWCSRVCCMYSLKLAHLIKERTQAEIYEFYIDIRSAGKSMEEFYNRVAEEGVHLIRGKVGDVYPDPTEEGKGRLVLQAEDTLLSRVLKIPVDLLVLSIGLEPRSDAAEVRRLFNISCSTEGFFMERHPKLAPVDTFTEGIFIAGACQGPKDIPDTVAQAGAAAAQAMRLVDAQSYELEPNTAYIVEELCSGCKSCIPLCPYSALSFVEETKKAFLNEALCKGCGTCVAACPSGSIRQNLFEDEQIYSEIDGLLGTEFGTILDESPTHASVGK; from the coding sequence ATGCAGGGCGGCAACGGACACAAAGAGGATCAAATCCGAATCGGGTTTTACATCTGTCATTGCGGACACAATATCGCCAGTGTCGTCGATGTGAAGGCGGTTGCCATTTTCGCCACTTCGCTGCCGGGCGTTGTCGTGTCTCGAGACTATAAGTACATGTGCTCGGACCCGGGGCAGGCGCTGATTCAACAGGATATCCGTGACCATCGTTTGAACCGCATCGTGGTGGCCTCCTGCTCTCCCCTCCTGCACGAACACACCTTCAGGACCGCCACCGCCAAGGGAGGCCTCAATCCCTTCTTTTTCCAAATGGTAAATATCCGGGAGGATGTCTCTTGGGTTCACGAGGACCGGGTCGCTGCGACGCAGAAGTCCATGGACCTTGTCCGCGCGGCGGTTCGGAGGGTAGCGCTGCATAAGGCCCTGGAACCGAAAAAGGTCGCCATCCGCCCCGAGGTGCTGGTGGTCGGGGGCGGCATCGCCGGAATTCATGCTGCCCTGACCTTGGCGGATTCGGGCAAGAGGGTTTACCTGATCGAGCGAGAACCCACCATCGGCGGGCACATGGCCATGTTCGACAAAACCTTTCCGACGCTGGATTGTGCCGCCTGCATCCTCACCCCGAAGATGTCGGCAGTGAAAAACCATCCGAATATCACCTTGTGGACTTATTCCGAGGTCACCCGCGTCAGCGGATTTGTGGGCAACTACACGGTGCAGGTCAAGCGCAAACCCCGCTACGTGAGAGAAGACCTCTGCGTGGGATGCCTGGAATGTATTGAGGCCTGTGTGTACAAGGACGGGCGCTTTGCGGACGAGTTCAATCAGGGGCTGAGCAAACGTAAGCCAGTGTATTTGCCCTTTCCCCAAGCGACGCCGCAGGTGGTCCTTATTGATCCGGAGACTTGTATCCAGTTTAAATCGGGCAAATGCAAGAAGACGTGCATCGAGAGTTGTGACCGCAACGCGATCGATCTGGAGCAGAAGGAGGAGATTCGGGAGATTGAAGTCGGGACCATTGTGTTGGCCACCGGGTTCCAGCCGTTTGATGCACGCCGGGTGCCCTACTATGGCTATGGCACTTATCCGAATGTTTACACCGCCCTCGAGATTGAGCGCCTGGTAAATGCCGCAGGGCCTACCGGGGGGGAGTTGATCCTCAAGGACGGCCGCAAGCCCAAATCGGTGGGAATCATTCACTGCGTCGGTTCGCGGGACGCCGCCACCAACCGGTGGTGCTCGCGGGTGTGCTGCATGTACTCCCTCAAGTTGGCTCACCTGATCAAGGAGCGGACGCAGGCGGAAATCTATGAGTTCTATATCGACATTCGATCCGCGGGAAAGAGCATGGAGGAATTTTATAACCGCGTGGCCGAAGAAGGCGTGCATCTGATTCGCGGAAAGGTCGGCGACGTATATCCGGACCCCACCGAAGAAGGCAAGGGACGGTTGGTCCTTCAGGCCGAAGACACGCTTCTCTCGAGGGTCCTGAAGATTCCGGTGGACCTTTTGGTCCTGTCGATCGGACTCGAGCCGCGGTCCGATGCCGCGGAGGTCCGCCGTCTTTTCAACATCAGTTGTTCGACCGAAGGGTTTTTCATGGAGCGCCATCCGAAATTGGCCCCGGTGGATACCTTCACGGAGGGGATTTTTATTGCCGGCGCCTGCCAGGGACCCAAAGACATCCCCGATACGGTGGCCCAGGCTGGTGCGGCGGCCGCTCAGGCCATGCGCCTGGTGGATGCCCAGTCCTACGAGCTGGAGCCGAACACGGCTTACATCGTGGAGGAACTCTGTTCCGGATGCAAGTCGTGCATCCCGCTCTGCCCTTACAGCGCCCTTTCTTTTGTCGAGGAGACGAAGAAGGCCTTCCTCAACGAAGCCTTGTGCAAGGGATGTGGTACCTGTGTTGCGGCGTGCCCGTCCGGCTCGATCCGGCAAAACCTCTTTGAGGATGAGCAAATCTACAGCGAGATTGATGGATTGCTCGGGACAGAATTCGGGACAATCCTGGACGAGTCGCCCACCCATGCGTCCGTTGGAAAGTGA
- a CDS encoding radical SAM protein, with translation MSPAYLERLSLPDLRQRAVELREMLRECTVCPRECGAARTEGGVGVCRSTDEVFVSQIGAHYGEEPPLVGWGGSGTIFFTRCNLWCLFCQNYDISHLDIGRPISAPDLADAMLSLERRGCHNINLVTPTHFSPQIIESLVIAVERGLQVPLVYNCSGYESVTTLRLLDGIVDIYMPDLKYSSNEHARRYSGIKDYWDMAQPAIREMHRQVGDLILDRRGVAQRGLLVRHLVLPNGLAGSRAILDFVAREISSDTYINIMDQYHPEFKAAKHRELDRGISTREFNEVVEYARQIGLHRGFL, from the coding sequence ATGTCTCCCGCATACCTTGAACGGCTTTCACTCCCTGATCTAAGGCAGCGCGCTGTTGAACTCCGCGAGATGCTCCGGGAATGCACGGTTTGTCCTCGGGAATGCGGGGCAGCGCGCACGGAAGGAGGAGTGGGGGTCTGCCGGTCCACCGATGAGGTCTTCGTTTCTCAGATCGGCGCCCATTACGGAGAGGAGCCTCCGCTGGTGGGCTGGGGGGGTTCCGGAACCATCTTCTTCACGCGTTGCAACCTGTGGTGTCTCTTCTGCCAGAATTATGACATCAGCCACTTGGACATCGGACGACCCATTTCCGCGCCGGACCTGGCGGACGCCATGCTTTCCCTGGAGCGCCGCGGCTGCCACAATATCAATCTTGTCACGCCCACTCATTTCAGCCCTCAAATCATCGAATCCCTTGTGATTGCGGTCGAGCGCGGGCTTCAGGTTCCCCTGGTGTATAACTGCAGCGGGTACGAATCGGTTACGACCCTGCGCCTGCTGGACGGAATCGTCGACATCTACATGCCCGATCTCAAGTATTCAAGCAACGAGCATGCCCGCAGATATTCCGGGATCAAGGATTATTGGGACATGGCCCAGCCCGCGATCCGGGAAATGCACCGACAGGTCGGGGACTTGATCCTGGACCGCCGCGGCGTGGCGCAGCGCGGCCTTTTAGTTCGGCATCTCGTTCTGCCGAATGGCCTCGCCGGCTCGCGAGCCATTCTCGATTTTGTCGCCCGCGAAATCTCTTCCGATACTTATATCAACATCATGGATCAGTACCATCCGGAGTTTAAGGCCGCGAAACATCGCGAGTTGGATCGTGGGATCAGCACGAGAGAATTCAACGAAGTCGTGGAATATGCCCGTCAAATAGGGTTGCATCGGGGATTCTTGTAA
- a CDS encoding hydrogenase maturation protease produces MTSKDAPASGDIVIIGYGDAMRGDDAVGHKIAQKVSQWNLPEVRVIATPRLTPELSEALSRAHLAVFIHAAPPSRGEDVQLRELEPCASRVTVAHIEDPCALLSITQATYGRYPYAWWMTIPAVNFDFGQNLSPEAEHGIGVALERLNHLIEESCYLPV; encoded by the coding sequence ATGACGTCAAAAGATGCACCGGCCAGTGGTGATATCGTAATCATCGGCTACGGCGATGCCATGCGCGGGGACGACGCGGTCGGGCATAAGATCGCCCAAAAGGTATCTCAGTGGAATCTGCCGGAAGTCCGGGTCATTGCAACCCCTCGTTTGACCCCTGAACTTTCTGAGGCGTTGAGTCGGGCGCATCTCGCCGTATTCATTCATGCGGCCCCCCCTTCCCGGGGGGAGGATGTCCAGTTGCGCGAACTGGAACCCTGTGCTTCCAGGGTCACCGTAGCCCATATCGAAGACCCCTGCGCGCTTCTCTCCATCACCCAGGCCACCTACGGGCGCTATCCTTATGCTTGGTGGATGACCATTCCTGCGGTAAACTTTGATTTCGGCCAGAATCTCTCACCCGAGGCCGAACACGGGATCGGGGTTGCGCTCGAACGCCTCAATCATCTGATCGAAGAGAGCTGCTATCTTCCCGTGTAA
- a CDS encoding sigma-54 dependent transcriptional regulator has translation MTHAEPLRADASLMVHSLSLITRNETLRSILARVDTIAASDSSVLLIGETGVGKELFAEYIHRTSSRAERPLVKVGLAALPHELLETELFGHEKGAFTSALNEKKGLFELSDRGTIFLDDIDDFPLALQSKLLRVLESHEVMRVGGTTPIPVDIRLITATKVDLKELVNRGIFRADLYYRINVVPISIPPLRERRDDIPLLIEHFLRRFAPDKQLVPAEDALRAMVSYSWPGNVRELRNVVQRMALFASDAIQLKDLPPEIRTDDPLQLLVKSCRQCLVDDHMSYDQVIACLETNLLRQALENAGGNRAQAAKTLGMSLSTFRDKLKKYHLDDTEKT, from the coding sequence ATGACGCACGCCGAACCCTTGCGCGCCGACGCAAGCCTCATGGTGCACTCACTTTCATTGATCACCCGCAACGAGACCCTGCGCTCGATTCTCGCGCGCGTCGACACCATTGCCGCCTCCGACAGTTCGGTCCTGCTGATCGGGGAAACCGGGGTGGGAAAAGAACTTTTCGCGGAATACATTCACCGCACCAGCAGTCGCGCCGAGCGCCCCCTGGTCAAGGTCGGGCTGGCAGCACTTCCACACGAGCTGCTCGAGACCGAACTATTCGGGCACGAAAAAGGGGCCTTCACCAGTGCGCTCAATGAAAAGAAGGGGCTGTTTGAACTCTCGGACCGCGGAACCATCTTCCTCGACGACATTGACGACTTCCCGCTGGCACTGCAGTCCAAGCTGTTACGCGTGCTCGAGTCCCACGAAGTCATGCGCGTCGGAGGCACTACTCCCATCCCCGTCGACATCCGGCTGATCACGGCAACCAAAGTGGATTTGAAGGAACTGGTCAACCGGGGGATCTTCCGCGCCGATCTTTACTACCGCATCAATGTGGTGCCCATCTCCATTCCCCCGCTGCGGGAACGCCGTGATGACATTCCCTTGCTGATCGAACATTTCCTCCGGCGGTTCGCCCCCGACAAACAGCTGGTGCCCGCGGAGGATGCGTTACGGGCGATGGTGAGTTACTCCTGGCCGGGGAACGTCCGCGAGTTGAGGAACGTGGTCCAACGAATGGCACTCTTCGCCTCGGATGCAATCCAGCTGAAAGATCTCCCGCCGGAGATTCGAACCGATGACCCCCTCCAACTCCTGGTCAAGAGCTGTCGCCAATGCCTCGTGGATGACCACATGTCGTACGATCAGGTAATTGCCTGCCTGGAAACGAATCTTCTCCGTCAAGCGCTCGAAAACGCCGGTGGGAACCGCGCCCAGGCCGCCAAGACGCTGGGGATGAGCCTGTCAACATTTCGAGATAAATTAAAGAAATATCATTTAGACGACACGGAGAAAACTTAG
- a CDS encoding hydrogenase small subunit produces MTDKRLTIWEQARLQGYSRRDFIQFCGWIAAAAGIEATGVPRVIEALDTKPRLPVVWFHFQECTCCSESFIRSSHPIVSDIVLDKLSLDYTETLQAAAGKQAEEALHQTMTKYKGEYLMLVEGSVPTEEDGVYCCIGGRTALDIVKEAAANAKAIVCWGSCASNGCIQAAKPNPTGATPIHKLISGKPIINVPGCPPIAEVMAGTIVHLLAFDRIPQLDGLGRPKAFYSRRIHDTCYRRPNYDAGLFVETFDDENARRGYCLYKVGCRGPVTYNSCGVMRWNNGVSYPIQSGHGCIGCTEANFWDNGPFYQHLASFPGFGIESTADTVGVTVGAITAVGIAAHAITTNIKKRRQLSQEIKKSDSSAEEKKGGE; encoded by the coding sequence ATGACCGACAAGCGTCTCACCATTTGGGAACAGGCCCGGCTACAGGGCTATTCCCGGCGGGATTTCATCCAATTTTGCGGCTGGATCGCCGCGGCCGCCGGGATTGAAGCCACGGGAGTGCCGCGCGTGATCGAGGCACTCGACACCAAGCCGCGGCTCCCCGTTGTTTGGTTCCATTTCCAGGAATGCACCTGCTGCAGTGAATCCTTCATTCGTTCCTCCCACCCCATCGTCTCAGACATCGTCTTAGACAAACTCTCGCTGGATTACACCGAAACCCTTCAAGCAGCCGCGGGCAAGCAAGCCGAAGAAGCGCTTCACCAGACCATGACCAAGTACAAAGGTGAATACCTGATGCTGGTGGAAGGCTCGGTGCCCACCGAGGAGGACGGGGTTTATTGCTGTATCGGCGGGCGCACGGCGCTCGACATCGTGAAAGAGGCCGCGGCCAATGCCAAGGCGATCGTCTGCTGGGGCAGCTGCGCTTCGAACGGTTGCATCCAGGCCGCCAAGCCAAACCCCACCGGCGCCACGCCCATTCACAAACTCATTTCGGGCAAACCGATCATCAACGTGCCCGGATGCCCGCCCATCGCCGAAGTCATGGCCGGAACGATTGTGCATCTGCTCGCCTTCGACCGTATCCCGCAGCTCGATGGCCTGGGGCGTCCCAAGGCCTTCTACTCCCGGCGCATTCATGACACCTGCTATCGTCGCCCCAACTACGATGCCGGCTTGTTTGTCGAAACCTTTGACGACGAGAATGCCCGCCGCGGGTACTGCCTCTACAAGGTCGGGTGCCGCGGCCCGGTCACCTACAACTCCTGCGGCGTGATGCGTTGGAACAATGGCGTCAGCTACCCCATTCAGTCCGGACACGGATGCATCGGATGCACCGAGGCCAATTTCTGGGACAACGGCCCGTTCTACCAGCACCTCGCTTCGTTCCCGGGCTTTGGGATTGAATCCACCGCCGACACCGTCGGGGTGACAGTGGGGGCGATCACCGCCGTCGGCATCGCTGCCCATGCCATCACGACAAACATCAAAAAGCGTCGCCAGCTCAGCCAGGAAATTAAGAAAAGCGATTCCTCTGCTGAAGAAAAGAAAGGCGGTGAATAA
- a CDS encoding (Fe-S)-binding protein, with the protein MLTTQEAAKALSDLTLDSLYEIPEGRQVLSCIQCGMCAGTCPYGEFMEYPPRRIIAMLRDGLIEEVFHSESLLNCVACYACMSKCPRGIHLTEVLLPLIKQEMFANLPEVPTELQAALQNTLRYGNPQGLSPRKRADWVKTLDFPIRILTDDPRPTDVLWFVECYTSYHPRGQDNSRAVAKLLHALGVEFAILGNEERCAGECARLVGEAGLFDTLRERNVGVFRKYQFKTFLTGGAHAYDAFKYLYPAYGFNYPLEHTATFFAGRLEALKPRLTRKMNHLVAFHDPCCLGRHNGFYEEPRNLLRAIPGIKLVEMDHHHINSLCCGGGGGGMWLDTYFKSKGMERLSERRVKEAIKTGADVLAVACPLEVSRFEDAVKVMGYENKMVVRDVVELLAEALGGD; encoded by the coding sequence ATGCTTACAACCCAAGAGGCAGCGAAGGCTCTGTCTGATCTCACCTTGGATTCCCTCTACGAGATCCCTGAAGGACGGCAGGTTCTGTCCTGTATTCAATGCGGAATGTGCGCCGGGACTTGCCCTTATGGGGAATTCATGGAGTATCCCCCCCGGCGGATTATCGCCATGCTCCGTGACGGCCTGATTGAGGAGGTCTTTCATTCTGAAAGTCTTCTGAACTGTGTCGCCTGTTATGCCTGTATGTCAAAATGCCCGAGGGGGATCCATTTGACTGAGGTCCTTCTTCCTCTGATCAAACAGGAGATGTTCGCCAACCTCCCCGAGGTTCCCACGGAGCTGCAGGCTGCCTTGCAGAATACTCTGCGCTACGGAAATCCGCAGGGCCTCTCACCGCGAAAAAGAGCGGACTGGGTCAAGACCCTTGATTTCCCTATCCGCATTCTCACGGATGATCCTCGACCCACCGATGTTCTGTGGTTCGTGGAGTGCTATACCTCCTATCATCCCCGGGGTCAGGACAACAGCCGCGCCGTGGCGAAGCTGCTGCACGCCCTGGGGGTGGAGTTCGCCATCCTCGGGAATGAGGAGCGATGCGCGGGAGAGTGTGCCCGGCTTGTGGGGGAAGCCGGCTTGTTTGACACCCTCCGGGAGCGGAACGTAGGGGTGTTTCGGAAGTACCAGTTCAAGACGTTCTTGACGGGCGGGGCCCACGCCTATGACGCCTTTAAGTATCTCTATCCTGCTTACGGCTTCAATTACCCGCTCGAACACACCGCCACTTTTTTTGCCGGCCGCCTCGAAGCATTGAAACCACGATTGACCCGAAAGATGAATCACCTTGTCGCCTTCCACGATCCCTGCTGCCTGGGACGGCACAACGGCTTTTACGAGGAACCCCGGAACCTCTTAAGAGCCATCCCCGGAATCAAGCTCGTGGAAATGGACCACCATCATATTAACTCCCTCTGCTGCGGGGGCGGCGGGGGCGGGATGTGGCTGGATACTTACTTCAAGAGCAAAGGCATGGAGCGATTGTCGGAGCGGAGGGTCAAAGAAGCGATCAAGACGGGAGCCGATGTCCTCGCGGTGGCTTGTCCCCTTGAGGTTTCTCGGTTTGAGGACGCGGTCAAGGTCATGGGCTATGAGAATAAGATGGTTGTAAGAGATGTGGTCGAGCTGCTAGCCGAAGCGTTGGGAGGTGACTGA
- a CDS encoding NAD(P)H-binding protein translates to MDVVTGAFGYIGRYIARALLERGREVRTITTHPNKPNPFGQSVQAFSYSFDDPHRLTQTLEGADTLYNTYWIRFPFDGQTYESALANTRTLFQCAKKASVKRIVHIGVTQASIDSPLPYYRGKALQELGIPSSRGGIQVVFDLLVKAPRFIGVVKRSSRMDWNRFNGFRRKKIQLIWRSVASLEMKPLKRFPSILDDALPPG, encoded by the coding sequence GTGGACGTGGTGACTGGCGCGTTCGGGTACATCGGGAGATACATCGCGAGAGCCCTTCTGGAACGCGGAAGAGAAGTCCGCACCATCACCACGCATCCCAACAAGCCCAATCCATTCGGCCAGTCCGTTCAAGCGTTCTCTTACAGTTTCGATGACCCGCACCGATTGACTCAGACGCTCGAAGGGGCGGACACCTTATATAACACCTATTGGATTCGTTTCCCCTTCGACGGCCAGACTTACGAATCAGCCCTGGCAAACACCCGAACCCTCTTTCAATGCGCGAAAAAAGCGAGTGTAAAGCGAATCGTCCACATCGGCGTTACTCAGGCTTCGATTGACTCCCCTCTGCCCTACTACCGTGGCAAGGCGCTCCAGGAATTAGGAATCCCCTCTTCCCGCGGAGGAATCCAGGTGGTCTTTGACTTGCTTGTGAAAGCACCCCGATTCATCGGGGTGGTCAAGCGATCCTCAAGAATGGACTGGAACCGTTTCAACGGTTTCCGTAGGAAAAAAATCCAACTAATTTGGCGAAGCGTTGCTTCTCTGGAGATGAAACCGTTGAAACGGTTTCCATCGATTTTAGATGATGCCCTGCCACCCGGATAA
- a CDS encoding hydrogenase maturation protease, producing the protein MLIIGVGNDDRGDDAVGLLVAREVAQLGLAGVEVVESQGDVSQLLELFQRYRTVFVIDAICSGNPAGTILCFEGKATPLPQNLSSGSTHALGLAVAVDLARTLNRLPPRLGVLGIVGQNFAAGSAPSAAVEKAIPEVVGRISKEIRAIGKTRGGGAK; encoded by the coding sequence ATGCTCATCATCGGTGTCGGCAACGACGACCGTGGCGACGATGCGGTGGGCCTGCTCGTCGCGCGCGAGGTCGCACAACTGGGCCTGGCCGGAGTCGAAGTCGTGGAGAGTCAGGGGGACGTCTCACAACTCCTTGAACTCTTCCAGCGCTATCGCACGGTTTTCGTGATCGACGCCATCTGCTCCGGCAATCCCGCAGGCACGATCCTTTGTTTCGAGGGAAAGGCCACTCCGCTCCCCCAGAACCTTTCTTCCGGCTCAACGCATGCCCTGGGACTGGCCGTCGCGGTCGATCTCGCACGAACCCTGAACCGGCTTCCTCCGCGACTCGGGGTACTTGGAATTGTCGGACAGAACTTCGCCGCCGGCTCTGCACCCTCGGCAGCCGTCGAAAAAGCCATTCCTGAAGTCGTGGGCCGGATTTCAAAGGAAATTCGGGCTATCGGAAAGACACGAGGAGGTGGAGCGAAATGA
- a CDS encoding (Fe-S)-binding protein has translation MDPATMKVLGIPAYILFWVAAVVCFGIFGRRVIGLVRLLRRARPDYRFDHVPTRIRNVIVHVLGQKRLLEEPLIGLAHLVIFWTFLLYAGAFAWSLARGLLPFLPIPYPDEVTVVRMLMETLGILTLVAITVAAVRRFFFAPPHLQRTGDANLILSLITILMGTLLLGAEIRTAIGGYDSASLTFIDRWLGTNGARLTTSPALGWPLFFAMFWVHQAVVLFFVAYLPYSKHLHLLASPFNVFFSALNPKGDLSSRESSEKTMEGASRWDEFTWKQLLNGMACAECGRCDRACPAVASGSTLSPRMLVHHLKEHVLEAGLGVRTNGASPGTAGRALVGDLISEEELWACTSCHSCMERCPVMNEHFPLILEMRRHLVTQGSVGRSLQEALTSLSRYGNSFGKSDRMRAKWTQGLDFKIKDARKEPVDYLWFVGDYASFDPRVQEITRTTARIFHESGLDFGILYEGERNAGNDVRRIGEEGLFDSLKDKNLQALSKAKFRRMVTTDPHTYNTLKNEYFGNGASGKHKGNHSNGVPEVRHYTEVIAELIQTGQLPLKRRLHYGVTYQDPCYLGRYNDIYDAPRSVIRSLGNRLVEMPRNGSHSFCCGAGGGRIWMEDTPGIQERPAENRIREAAALPGVQALVITCPKDIAMFRDAAKTTGTEAEIEVRDLSELVWQAAQP, from the coding sequence ATGGATCCCGCGACGATGAAGGTTCTTGGCATACCCGCCTACATTCTCTTCTGGGTCGCGGCGGTGGTTTGCTTTGGGATCTTTGGCCGGCGGGTGATCGGCCTGGTTCGACTCCTGCGTCGAGCTCGTCCGGACTACCGATTTGATCATGTTCCAACCCGCATTCGAAATGTAATTGTCCACGTGCTGGGACAGAAGCGTCTCCTCGAAGAGCCTCTGATCGGACTCGCTCACCTTGTCATTTTCTGGACCTTTCTCCTCTACGCCGGCGCATTTGCGTGGAGCCTGGCTCGAGGTTTGCTTCCCTTCCTGCCGATTCCATATCCTGATGAAGTGACGGTTGTCAGAATGCTGATGGAGACGCTTGGCATTCTGACGCTGGTGGCTATCACTGTCGCAGCCGTCCGCCGCTTCTTTTTCGCTCCCCCTCACCTTCAAAGAACAGGGGACGCCAATCTGATCCTGAGCCTGATCACAATTTTGATGGGCACCCTCCTTCTCGGGGCGGAGATCCGGACCGCGATTGGTGGATACGACTCGGCCTCCTTGACTTTCATCGACCGGTGGCTCGGGACCAATGGCGCCCGGTTGACAACTTCCCCCGCATTGGGTTGGCCACTCTTTTTTGCGATGTTTTGGGTACACCAGGCTGTTGTCCTTTTCTTCGTTGCCTACCTGCCTTACTCGAAACACCTCCATCTACTGGCTTCGCCTTTCAATGTGTTCTTCAGCGCGCTGAATCCGAAGGGTGATTTGAGTTCGAGGGAATCGAGTGAAAAGACGATGGAAGGAGCTTCCCGATGGGACGAGTTCACCTGGAAACAGCTGCTCAACGGCATGGCGTGCGCTGAGTGTGGCCGATGCGATCGGGCCTGCCCTGCTGTGGCCTCGGGCTCAACCCTCTCCCCCAGGATGCTCGTGCATCACCTGAAGGAGCACGTCCTGGAAGCAGGGCTGGGAGTGCGAACCAACGGCGCGTCTCCCGGCACTGCAGGTCGGGCCCTCGTGGGAGACCTCATTTCCGAAGAGGAGCTGTGGGCGTGCACCAGTTGCCATTCCTGCATGGAGCGATGTCCGGTCATGAACGAGCATTTTCCATTGATCCTCGAAATGCGCCGGCATCTTGTCACTCAGGGCTCAGTGGGCCGGTCCTTGCAGGAGGCGTTGACCAGTCTCAGCCGCTATGGAAACTCATTTGGAAAGTCGGACCGAATGCGAGCCAAATGGACTCAAGGCCTCGATTTCAAGATCAAAGACGCCCGCAAGGAGCCGGTCGATTACCTTTGGTTCGTGGGAGACTACGCTTCCTTCGATCCCCGGGTACAGGAGATCACTCGAACGACCGCTCGGATCTTTCATGAGTCCGGCCTCGACTTCGGGATTCTCTATGAAGGCGAGCGCAATGCAGGAAACGATGTGCGCCGCATCGGGGAGGAGGGCCTGTTTGATTCCCTCAAGGATAAGAACCTGCAGGCACTCTCCAAGGCCAAGTTTCGAAGAATGGTGACCACCGATCCCCACACTTACAACACCCTGAAGAACGAGTACTTCGGCAATGGCGCGTCGGGGAAGCACAAGGGCAATCACTCGAACGGCGTGCCTGAAGTACGTCATTACACGGAGGTCATTGCAGAGTTGATTCAAACGGGTCAACTTCCCCTCAAGAGACGACTGCATTATGGTGTCACCTACCAGGATCCCTGTTATCTGGGGAGATACAACGACATCTATGACGCGCCCCGCAGCGTCATTCGCTCCCTGGGCAACCGGCTGGTCGAGATGCCCCGCAATGGCTCCCACAGTTTTTGCTGTGGCGCCGGAGGTGGGCGGATTTGGATGGAGGACACCCCGGGCATTCAGGAAAGGCCGGCCGAGAACCGCATCCGGGAAGCTGCTGCTCTTCCCGGGGTTCAAGCCCTGGTCATCACCTGCCCCAAGGACATCGCCATGTTTCGTGATGCCGCCAAGACCACCGGGACGGAGGCGGAAATCGAGGTGAGAGACCTGTCGGAACTCGTGTGGCAAGCCGCACAACCGTAG